From Streptomyces sp. NBC_01754, a single genomic window includes:
- a CDS encoding S66 family peptidase, whose translation MTHPRRPPKPVPGDRIAVIAPSSGLAGLLPLPYELGLRRLREEFGLEPVEYPATRKAGSTPRERADDIHAAFADPTVTAVMAAIGGDDQITVLPLLDRELLRSNPKPFFGYSDNINLLLLLSNLGTVGYHGASVMTELGRPGALHPLTTASLRAALFTLGPYELRPAERYRDIDRDWADPATFEAEPESRPGGGWIWHRPDRVVEGRSWGGNLEILSWLLMAGREIEPDPAAYEGRVLFLETSEELPRAEEVFRVLRNMGERGLLARFPALLMGRAKAWSFEQPNEEEARRRYADEQRDAVLRALDTYAPGTMAVFDVDLGHTDPQLVIPYGGTVRVDGPARRITVTY comes from the coding sequence ATGACACATCCCCGCCGCCCACCGAAGCCCGTCCCCGGCGACCGCATCGCCGTCATCGCGCCCTCCTCCGGCCTCGCCGGGCTCCTGCCGCTGCCGTACGAGCTCGGACTGCGGCGGCTGCGCGAGGAGTTCGGTCTGGAACCGGTCGAATACCCGGCCACCCGGAAGGCGGGGTCCACCCCGCGGGAACGGGCGGACGACATCCACGCCGCGTTCGCCGACCCCACCGTCACCGCCGTCATGGCCGCCATCGGGGGCGACGACCAGATCACCGTCCTGCCGCTGCTGGACCGGGAGCTGCTCCGGAGCAACCCCAAGCCGTTCTTCGGCTACAGCGACAACATCAACCTCCTGCTCCTCCTGAGCAACCTCGGGACCGTCGGCTACCACGGGGCCTCGGTCATGACCGAGCTGGGCCGCCCGGGCGCCCTCCACCCGCTGACCACCGCATCGTTGCGTGCCGCTCTGTTCACCCTGGGCCCCTACGAGCTCCGCCCCGCCGAGCGGTACCGCGACATCGACCGGGACTGGGCCGACCCGGCCACCTTCGAGGCCGAGCCCGAGAGCCGGCCCGGTGGCGGCTGGATCTGGCACCGGCCGGACAGGGTCGTGGAGGGCCGCTCCTGGGGCGGCAACCTGGAGATCCTCTCCTGGCTGCTGATGGCCGGACGAGAGATCGAGCCCGACCCCGCCGCGTACGAAGGCCGGGTGCTGTTCCTGGAGACCTCGGAGGAACTGCCCAGGGCCGAGGAGGTCTTCCGCGTTCTGCGCAATATGGGCGAACGCGGTCTGCTGGCCCGCTTCCCCGCCCTGCTGATGGGCCGGGCGAAGGCCTGGTCCTTTGAGCAGCCCAACGAGGAGGAGGCCCGCCGCCGCTACGCCGACGAGCAGCGCGACGCGGTGCTGCGGGCTCTGGACACGTACGCCCCCGGCACCATGGCCGTCTTCGACGTCGACCTCGGCCACACCGATCCGCAGCTGGTGATCCCCTACGGAGGCACGGTGCGCGTGGACGGTCCGGCCCGGCGGATCACGGTGACGTACTGA
- a CDS encoding HoxN/HupN/NixA family nickel/cobalt transporter, with the protein MPASTPGPRAGAPSRRQRLAGSMTRSEWRRVAGMTAFIVALHLIGWFTLVAIITPRHYDLGEKTFGIGIGVTAYTLGMRHAFDADHIAAIDNTTRKLMHEGQRPLSVGFWFSLGHSTIVFALAVLLSLGVRALAGPVEQGDSQLHNVTGWIGTTVSGAFLYAIAIINLIILAGIWKVFRHMRSGHFDETALEEQLDNRGFMNRILGRLMKSITKPWQMYPLGLLFGLGFDTATEIALLVLAGTGAASGLPWYAILCLPVLFAAGMSLLDTVDGSFMNFAYGWAFSRPVRKVYYNLTVTGLSVAVALVIGTVELLGLVGEKLDLRGPFWDWVGGLDLNIVGYLVVGLFVVTWITAFAVWKLGRIEEKWTATLQPSDANGDSSAEH; encoded by the coding sequence ATGCCCGCCTCCACCCCCGGTCCACGGGCCGGCGCCCCTTCCCGCCGGCAGCGTCTCGCCGGCTCCATGACCCGTTCGGAGTGGCGGCGGGTGGCGGGGATGACCGCGTTCATCGTGGCCCTGCACCTGATCGGCTGGTTCACGCTGGTCGCGATCATCACGCCGCGGCACTACGACCTGGGTGAGAAGACCTTCGGCATCGGGATCGGGGTCACCGCGTACACCCTCGGCATGCGGCACGCGTTCGACGCCGACCACATCGCCGCCATCGACAACACCACCCGCAAGCTCATGCACGAGGGGCAGCGTCCCCTGTCGGTCGGCTTCTGGTTCTCGCTGGGCCACTCCACCATCGTCTTCGCCCTCGCCGTCCTGCTCTCCCTCGGCGTCAGGGCCCTCGCCGGCCCGGTCGAGCAGGGCGACTCCCAACTCCACAACGTCACCGGGTGGATCGGAACCACGGTCTCCGGTGCCTTCCTCTACGCCATCGCGATCATCAACCTGATCATCCTGGCCGGGATCTGGAAGGTGTTCCGGCACATGCGGTCCGGGCATTTCGACGAAACCGCCCTGGAGGAGCAGCTCGACAACCGCGGCTTCATGAACCGGATCCTCGGCAGGCTGATGAAGTCCATCACCAAGCCCTGGCAGATGTACCCGCTCGGCCTGCTCTTCGGGCTCGGTTTCGACACGGCGACGGAGATCGCCCTGCTCGTGCTCGCCGGTACGGGCGCGGCCTCGGGGCTGCCCTGGTACGCGATCCTGTGCCTGCCGGTCCTCTTCGCGGCGGGCATGTCGCTGCTGGACACCGTCGACGGCTCGTTCATGAACTTCGCCTACGGCTGGGCGTTCTCCAGACCGGTCCGCAAGGTCTACTACAACCTCACCGTCACGGGTCTGTCCGTCGCGGTGGCCCTCGTCATCGGCACGGTCGAACTGCTGGGGCTGGTCGGCGAGAAGCTGGACCTGCGCGGCCCGTTCTGGGACTGGGTCGGGGGACTCGACCTCAACATCGTCGGCTACCTCGTCGTCGGTCTCTTCGTCGTCACCTGGATCACCGCGTTCGCCGTCTGGAAGCTCGGCCGCATCGAGGAGAAGTGGACCGCCACCCTCCAGCCCTCCGACGCGAACGGCGACTCCTCCGCCGAGCACTGA
- a CDS encoding ATP-binding cassette domain-containing protein: MPGAIYAEGLVKTFGDVRALDGVDLDVPEGTVLGLLGPNGAGKTTAVRVLTTLLRPDSGKAVVAGVDVLRQPNEVRRSIGLSGQFAAVDEYLTGRENLRMVGQLYQMSSRDAKGRAGQLLERFNLADAGDRPVKTYSGGMRRRLDLAAALVVSPPVMFMDEPTTGLDPRNRQQLWEVIQDLVAGGTTLLLTTQYLEEADHLAHDICVIDHGKVIARGTSDQLKARTGGERVEVVVHQNDQIEPARSVLAAYGKGEIAVSTHTRRLTVPVTGGAKLLAEVIRDLDTRGVEIDDIGLRRPTLDDVFISLTGHATEQERNGGEGTEQKEGER, encoded by the coding sequence ATGCCAGGCGCCATTTACGCCGAAGGCCTGGTGAAGACCTTCGGCGACGTACGTGCACTGGACGGCGTCGACCTCGACGTACCGGAGGGCACCGTCCTGGGCCTCCTCGGACCCAACGGTGCCGGCAAGACGACCGCCGTACGCGTCCTGACGACCCTGCTCCGGCCCGACAGCGGGAAGGCGGTCGTGGCGGGCGTCGACGTGCTGAGGCAACCCAACGAGGTGCGCCGCTCGATCGGGCTCTCGGGCCAGTTCGCGGCCGTCGACGAGTACCTCACCGGCCGCGAGAACCTGCGGATGGTCGGACAGCTCTACCAGATGAGCTCGCGTGACGCGAAGGGGCGGGCCGGCCAACTGCTGGAGCGGTTCAACCTGGCCGACGCCGGAGACCGCCCCGTGAAGACGTACTCCGGGGGCATGCGCCGCCGTCTCGACCTGGCGGCGGCGCTCGTCGTCTCCCCGCCGGTGATGTTCATGGACGAGCCCACCACCGGACTCGATCCGCGCAACCGGCAGCAGCTCTGGGAGGTCATCCAGGACCTCGTCGCCGGCGGGACGACGCTGCTGCTGACCACCCAGTACCTGGAGGAGGCCGACCACCTCGCCCACGACATCTGCGTCATCGACCACGGCAAGGTCATCGCCCGGGGCACCTCCGACCAGCTCAAGGCCCGTACCGGCGGTGAACGCGTCGAAGTGGTCGTCCACCAGAACGACCAGATCGAGCCCGCCCGCTCGGTGCTCGCCGCCTACGGGAAGGGTGAGATCGCCGTCTCCACGCACACCCGCAGGCTGACCGTCCCGGTCACCGGCGGCGCCAAACTGCTCGCCGAGGTCATCCGCGACCTCGACACCCGTGGAGTGGAGATCGACGACATCGGGCTGCGCCGGCCCACCCTCGACGACGTCTTCATCTCGCTCACCGGACACGCCACGGAGCAGGAGAGAAACGGCGGCGAGGGCACCGAGCAGAAGGAGGGAGAGCGGTGA
- the greA gene encoding transcription elongation factor GreA, with amino-acid sequence MTQTSDNVTWLTQEAYNQLKAELEYLSGPARTEISVKIAAAREEGDLRENGGYHAAKEEQGKMELRVRQLTQLLEHAKVGEPPADDGVVEPGMVVTIAFDGDPDDTLTFLLASREYATGDIETYSPQSPLGTGVNGKRMGEEAEYELPNGKKATVKILAAKPYTD; translated from the coding sequence GTGACCCAGACCAGCGATAACGTCACCTGGCTCACTCAGGAGGCGTACAACCAGCTCAAGGCCGAGCTGGAGTACCTGTCTGGTCCCGCGCGCACGGAGATCTCCGTCAAGATCGCGGCGGCCCGCGAGGAGGGTGACCTCCGCGAGAACGGCGGGTACCACGCAGCCAAGGAGGAGCAGGGCAAGATGGAGCTCCGGGTGCGTCAGCTCACCCAGCTCCTGGAACACGCGAAGGTCGGCGAGCCGCCGGCCGACGACGGCGTGGTCGAGCCCGGCATGGTCGTCACGATCGCCTTCGACGGCGACCCGGACGACACGCTCACCTTCCTGCTCGCCTCCCGCGAATACGCGACCGGCGACATCGAGACCTACTCCCCGCAGTCCCCGCTCGGCACGGGCGTGAACGGCAAGCGGATGGGCGAGGAAGCGGAGTACGAGTTGCCGAACGGCAAGAAGGCGACGGTGAAGATCCTCGCGGCGAAGCCCTACACGGACTGA
- a CDS encoding YrdB family protein, with protein sequence MTDGSGHGQLADWHGRPWFAANEVLAFVLEVVVIGALAWWGFTVRDGTLVSAVLGIGVPAVAVALWGLFAAPRARFRVPVAVVLVVKAVVLGGGAGAVYGTGRPVTATVLAVVLVVNTGCAEYFRRARRAAGAPAGAGPGS encoded by the coding sequence ATGACGGACGGGAGCGGTCACGGACAGCTCGCCGACTGGCACGGCAGACCCTGGTTCGCCGCGAACGAGGTGCTCGCGTTCGTCCTCGAAGTGGTCGTGATCGGCGCTCTGGCCTGGTGGGGCTTCACCGTGCGGGACGGCACGCTCGTCTCCGCGGTACTGGGGATCGGCGTCCCGGCCGTCGCCGTGGCCCTGTGGGGACTGTTCGCCGCTCCCCGCGCCCGGTTCCGGGTGCCGGTGGCGGTGGTGCTGGTGGTGAAGGCCGTGGTCCTGGGCGGCGGCGCGGGCGCCGTGTACGGCACGGGACGCCCGGTGACCGCGACCGTCCTCGCCGTGGTCCTGGTGGTGAACACAGGGTGCGCGGAGTACTTCCGGCGCGCCCGCCGCGCCGCCGGGGCCCCGGCCGGCGCGGGTCCCGGGTCCTGA
- the msrA gene encoding peptide-methionine (S)-S-oxide reductase MsrA encodes MFLTRRTPQLPTPEEALRGRPEPGFAVPSRHTVLGNPLIGPYPRGLEVADFAMGCFWGAERTFWQTEGVWTTLVGYQGGYTENPTYEEACSGLTGHTEAVRVVFDPAVVSYTDLLKIFWESHNPTQGFRQGNDVGTQYRSAVYTHSPGQAEAAAASREAYQRVLTGAGLGEITTEILPAEGRTFWPAEAAHQQYLDKNPGGYCGIGGTGLSCPVGVAPAGD; translated from the coding sequence ATGTTCCTGACCCGTCGCACCCCGCAGCTCCCCACCCCCGAGGAGGCCCTGCGCGGCCGTCCCGAGCCCGGGTTCGCGGTACCGTCCCGCCACACGGTCCTCGGCAACCCGCTGATCGGTCCGTATCCGCGGGGTCTGGAGGTCGCCGACTTCGCCATGGGCTGTTTCTGGGGTGCCGAGCGCACGTTCTGGCAGACCGAGGGCGTCTGGACGACCCTCGTCGGCTACCAGGGCGGGTACACCGAGAACCCCACGTACGAGGAGGCCTGCTCCGGCCTGACGGGCCACACGGAGGCGGTCCGGGTCGTCTTCGACCCGGCGGTCGTGAGCTACACGGACCTGCTGAAGATCTTCTGGGAGTCGCACAACCCGACCCAGGGCTTCCGTCAGGGCAACGACGTGGGCACGCAGTACCGCTCGGCGGTCTACACCCACTCCCCCGGGCAGGCGGAGGCCGCGGCCGCCTCCCGCGAGGCGTACCAGCGGGTCCTGACCGGCGCGGGCCTCGGCGAGATCACCACGGAGATCCTGCCGGCCGAGGGCCGTACGTTCTGGCCGGCCGAGGCGGCCCACCAGCAGTACCTGGACAAGAACCCGGGCGGCTACTGCGGCATCGGCGGGACGGGCCTCTCCTGCCCGGTGGGCGTGGCGCCGGCCGGCGACTGA
- a CDS encoding MarR family winged helix-turn-helix transcriptional regulator — MPPQDMSTAASPSGGDAPRTPGTDHLLDALQHQVAVFARRAEQTRLGGVGQIRNSMDRAAYLLLNRLDKEGPMGVKALAAGMGIDSSTVTRQVAPLVDTGLVKRTSHPEDGRAVVLQLSPRGRTRLEEVRASRRELMSRVTDDWSEEERDTFCALLTRFNTSLATRQAAHQTAPQDG, encoded by the coding sequence ATGCCCCCTCAGGACATGTCGACTGCCGCGTCCCCCTCCGGGGGCGACGCCCCCCGCACCCCCGGGACGGACCACCTCCTCGATGCCCTCCAGCACCAGGTGGCCGTCTTCGCCCGGCGTGCCGAGCAGACCCGCCTCGGCGGTGTCGGCCAGATCCGCAACTCGATGGACCGGGCCGCCTACCTGCTGCTCAACCGTCTCGACAAGGAAGGCCCGATGGGGGTCAAGGCGCTGGCCGCCGGTATGGGGATCGACTCCTCGACCGTGACCCGGCAGGTGGCGCCACTCGTCGACACCGGCCTGGTCAAGCGGACCTCCCATCCGGAGGACGGCCGGGCGGTCGTCCTCCAGCTGTCACCGCGCGGCCGGACGCGGCTGGAGGAGGTGCGTGCCTCGCGCCGTGAGCTGATGTCCCGGGTGACCGACGACTGGAGCGAGGAGGAGCGCGACACCTTCTGCGCGCTGCTCACCCGCTTCAACACCTCGCTGGCGACCCGGCAGGCCGCGCACCAGACGGCCCCCCAGGACGGCTGA
- a CDS encoding ABC transporter permease has translation MSVTTSTREAAPRVSRGAIAQSAMDSLVVARRNLIRMIRIPEMVIFGLIQPIMFVVLFTYVFGGSIKVGATISPQAYREFLMAGIFAQTVTFATAGAGAGIADDMHKGLIDRFRSLPMARGAVLTGRTLADLVQTTLTLVVLAGVALIVGWRTHENIGKVLLGFLLLLLLGYAFSWIGALIGLIVRTPEAATSGGLIWLFPLTFISNAFVDANQMPVFLRHIAEWNPFSATVQACRELFGNLPPGFVTPDAWPMRHPVLASVLWSVVILVVFRTLAVRRYRSATA, from the coding sequence GTGAGCGTGACCACATCCACGAGGGAAGCCGCCCCACGGGTGTCCCGGGGAGCGATCGCCCAGTCGGCCATGGACTCCCTGGTCGTCGCCCGCCGGAACCTGATCCGCATGATCAGGATCCCCGAGATGGTGATCTTCGGCCTGATCCAGCCGATCATGTTCGTGGTGCTGTTCACCTACGTCTTCGGCGGCTCGATCAAGGTCGGTGCCACCATCTCACCCCAGGCCTACCGTGAGTTCCTGATGGCCGGCATCTTCGCCCAGACGGTGACCTTCGCCACCGCCGGAGCCGGGGCGGGCATCGCCGACGACATGCACAAGGGGCTGATCGACCGCTTCCGGTCCCTGCCCATGGCCCGCGGCGCCGTCCTCACCGGGCGCACGCTCGCCGACCTCGTGCAGACCACCCTCACCCTCGTGGTGCTCGCGGGTGTCGCGCTCATCGTCGGCTGGCGGACGCACGAGAACATCGGCAAGGTGCTGCTCGGCTTCCTGCTGCTGCTCCTGCTCGGCTACGCGTTCTCCTGGATCGGCGCCCTGATCGGCCTGATCGTGCGGACGCCCGAGGCGGCTACGTCCGGCGGGCTGATCTGGCTCTTCCCGCTGACGTTCATCTCCAACGCCTTCGTGGACGCCAACCAGATGCCGGTGTTCCTGCGCCACATCGCCGAATGGAACCCCTTCAGCGCCACGGTCCAGGCCTGTCGGGAGCTGTTCGGCAACCTGCCGCCGGGCTTCGTCACACCGGACGCCTGGCCGATGCGGCACCCGGTCCTGGCGTCGGTCCTCTGGTCGGTCGTCATCCTGGTGGTCTTCCGGACCCTCGCGGTCCGCAGATACCGCTCGGCGACCGCCTGA
- a CDS encoding cystathionine gamma-synthase, translated as MSDQHSFETLAIHAGNTADPLTGAVVPPIYQVSTYKQDGVGGLRGGYEYSRSANPTRTALEENLAALEGGRRGLAFASGLAAEDCLLRTLLTPGDHVVIPNDAYGGTFRLFAKVASRWGVEFSVADTSDVDAVRAALTPRTKAIWVETPSNPLLGITDIAAVAGVARQAGVRLVVDNTFASPYLQQPLGLGADVVVHSTTKYMGGHSDVVGGALVTGDPELAEELAYHQNAMGAVAGPFDAWLVLRGIKTLAVRMDRHDENATKVAELLTRHAKVTQVLYPGLPEHPGHQIAAKQMRAFGGMVSFRVAGGEEAAVEVCNRAKVFTLGESLGGVESLIEHPGRMTHASTAGSPLEVPADLVRLSVGIENADDLLADLTQALG; from the coding sequence ATGAGCGACCAGCACAGCTTCGAGACCCTCGCGATCCACGCCGGCAACACGGCGGATCCCCTCACCGGCGCCGTGGTGCCGCCGATCTACCAGGTGTCCACGTACAAGCAGGACGGCGTCGGCGGGCTGCGGGGCGGCTACGAGTACAGCCGCAGCGCCAACCCGACCCGTACCGCACTGGAGGAGAACCTGGCGGCCCTGGAGGGCGGCCGCCGCGGGCTCGCCTTCGCTTCCGGCCTCGCCGCCGAGGACTGCCTGCTGCGGACACTCCTCACCCCCGGCGACCACGTCGTCATCCCGAACGACGCCTACGGCGGCACCTTCCGGCTGTTCGCGAAGGTCGCCTCGCGCTGGGGCGTGGAGTTCTCGGTGGCCGACACCTCGGACGTCGACGCGGTACGCGCGGCACTGACCCCGCGCACCAAGGCGATCTGGGTGGAGACCCCGTCCAACCCGCTGCTCGGCATCACGGACATCGCGGCCGTCGCGGGCGTGGCCCGGCAGGCGGGTGTGCGGCTCGTGGTCGACAACACCTTCGCCAGCCCCTACCTCCAGCAGCCGCTCGGGCTCGGCGCGGACGTGGTGGTGCACTCCACCACCAAGTACATGGGCGGACACTCGGACGTGGTCGGCGGCGCGCTGGTCACCGGTGACCCGGAACTGGCCGAGGAGCTGGCGTACCACCAGAACGCGATGGGGGCCGTCGCCGGGCCGTTCGACGCCTGGCTGGTGCTGCGCGGCATCAAGACGCTGGCGGTGCGCATGGACCGCCACGACGAGAACGCCACCAAGGTCGCCGAGCTGCTGACCCGGCACGCCAAGGTGACCCAGGTCCTCTACCCGGGGCTGCCGGAGCACCCGGGACACCAGATCGCCGCCAAGCAGATGAGGGCGTTCGGCGGGATGGTGTCGTTCCGGGTCGCCGGTGGCGAGGAGGCGGCGGTCGAGGTCTGCAACCGCGCGAAGGTCTTCACGCTCGGTGAGTCGCTGGGCGGTGTGGAGTCGCTGATCGAGCACCCGGGGCGGATGACGCACGCCTCCACCGCGGGCTCCCCGCTGGAGGTCCCGGCCGACCTGGTCCGGCTGTCCGTCGGCATCGAGAACGCCGACGACCTGCTGGCCGACCTGACGCAGGCCCTCGGCTGA
- a CDS encoding DUF6193 family natural product biosynthesis protein, with amino-acid sequence MNRTPPAHPLVEAGWQKVRADGRVRPELLAAAYAEPRLRQLFPWTGMGELHFSRCTEWPWTWDVPYVQPAAEGEYRVSGPLRGESVGPAATPRQAVTMVVDRLPPGCGPALVGTREELAALDAAVLSANPGTPGPDPAAS; translated from the coding sequence ATGAACAGGACACCGCCGGCCCACCCCCTCGTCGAAGCAGGCTGGCAGAAGGTCCGCGCCGACGGCCGCGTCCGTCCGGAACTCCTCGCAGCGGCCTACGCCGAACCCCGCCTACGCCAGTTGTTCCCCTGGACGGGAATGGGGGAACTGCACTTCAGCCGCTGCACAGAGTGGCCATGGACCTGGGACGTTCCCTACGTCCAGCCCGCGGCGGAAGGCGAATACCGGGTCTCGGGCCCCCTGCGCGGCGAGTCCGTGGGTCCGGCCGCGACGCCGCGGCAGGCCGTCACGATGGTGGTCGACCGGCTTCCTCCCGGCTGCGGGCCCGCCCTCGTCGGGACCCGTGAGGAACTCGCCGCCCTCGACGCCGCGGTCCTGTCCGCGAACCCCGGGACCCCAGGTCCTGACCCCGCCGCCAGCTGA
- the ilvA gene encoding threonine ammonia-lyase, whose translation MTFRTAAPVPPLILDDVRGARKMLSGVARTTAMEGSRHLTALVGAPVHLKCENLQRTGSFKLRGAYVRIAGLSPVERAAGVVAASAGNHAQGVALASSLLGVRSTVFMPVGAPLPKVAATRDYGAEVRLHGQVVDETLAAAQEYARETGAVFIHPFDHPDIIAGQGTVGLEILEQCPEVRTVVVGIGGGGLVAGIAVAIKALRPDVRIVGVQAEGAAGYPPSLAAGHPVALDSMRTMADGIKVGRPGDIPFGLVRDLVDEVRTVTEDELSSALLLCLERAKMVVEPAGASPVAALLSAPESFRGPVVAVLSGGNVDPLLMQRVLTHGMAAGGRYLSLRLRLTDRPGALAALLSTLSLADANVLDVSHVRTDPRLGLTEVEVEVRLETQGREHCAEVAAALRSAGYRVMD comes from the coding sequence ATGACCTTCCGCACGGCAGCCCCTGTCCCGCCGCTGATCCTCGATGACGTCCGGGGTGCGCGGAAGATGCTCTCCGGGGTGGCCAGAACGACCGCCATGGAGGGCAGCCGCCATCTGACGGCACTGGTCGGCGCACCGGTCCACCTCAAGTGCGAGAACCTCCAGCGCACCGGTTCGTTCAAACTGCGCGGTGCCTACGTACGGATCGCCGGCCTCAGCCCAGTCGAACGGGCGGCCGGGGTGGTGGCCGCGAGTGCCGGGAACCACGCGCAGGGTGTGGCGCTGGCCTCCTCGCTCCTCGGCGTACGCTCCACGGTCTTCATGCCGGTGGGCGCCCCGCTGCCCAAGGTGGCGGCCACCCGGGACTACGGCGCCGAGGTCCGGCTGCACGGCCAGGTCGTCGACGAGACGCTGGCCGCCGCCCAGGAGTACGCGCGGGAGACCGGGGCGGTCTTCATCCACCCCTTCGACCATCCGGACATCATCGCGGGGCAGGGCACCGTCGGACTGGAGATCCTGGAGCAGTGCCCGGAGGTCCGCACGGTCGTCGTGGGGATCGGCGGGGGCGGACTCGTCGCCGGGATCGCGGTCGCGATCAAGGCCCTGCGCCCCGACGTACGGATCGTGGGGGTGCAGGCCGAGGGCGCCGCCGGGTACCCGCCGTCGCTGGCTGCCGGGCACCCGGTGGCGCTGGACTCGATGCGGACCATGGCCGACGGCATCAAGGTCGGCCGCCCCGGGGACATCCCGTTCGGGCTGGTGCGCGACCTGGTGGACGAGGTCCGCACGGTCACCGAGGACGAGCTCTCCAGTGCGCTGCTGCTCTGCCTGGAACGCGCCAAGATGGTCGTGGAGCCGGCCGGGGCCAGCCCGGTGGCCGCCCTGCTGAGCGCCCCGGAGTCCTTCCGCGGCCCCGTCGTGGCGGTGCTGTCCGGCGGCAACGTGGACCCGCTGCTGATGCAGCGCGTGCTGACCCACGGCATGGCGGCGGGCGGCCGCTATCTGAGTCTGCGGCTCCGGCTCACCGACCGGCCCGGGGCGCTCGCCGCACTGCTCTCCACGCTCTCCCTGGCCGACGCCAACGTGCTCGACGTGAGCCATGTGCGGACCGACCCCCGGCTGGGGCTGACCGAGGTGGAGGTGGAGGTCCGTCTGGAGACCCAGGGCCGTGAGCACTGCGCGGAGGTCGCCGCGGCGCTGCGGTCCGCGGGATACCGGGTGATGGACTGA
- a CDS encoding DUF4307 domain-containing protein → MATARDALPDGRYGRSRDQRTDRGLKIVGAVLGVAFLSLIGWFGYHYVAGQDVSAEIIKSKVVSDERADAHVEVRKERDVAAHCAVRALSEDGAEVGRKEVRLDTGSDRIDTVVSIRTTSRATAVELLSCGVGD, encoded by the coding sequence ATGGCGACGGCGCGCGATGCCCTGCCCGACGGACGCTACGGACGGTCGCGGGATCAACGCACCGACCGCGGGCTGAAGATCGTCGGTGCGGTACTCGGTGTGGCCTTCCTCTCCCTGATCGGCTGGTTCGGTTACCACTACGTCGCCGGCCAGGACGTGAGCGCCGAGATCATCAAGTCCAAGGTGGTCTCCGACGAGCGGGCCGACGCGCACGTCGAGGTACGCAAGGAGCGGGACGTCGCGGCGCACTGCGCGGTCCGCGCCCTGAGCGAGGACGGTGCCGAGGTGGGCCGCAAGGAGGTCCGGCTGGACACGGGCTCCGACCGGATCGACACGGTCGTCTCGATCCGTACGACGTCCAGGGCGACCGCGGTCGAGCTGCTGTCGTGCGGAGTCGGCGACTGA
- a CDS encoding helix-turn-helix domain-containing protein — MSSHPAPDRAPVVPLRPVVPGQPLWRDVVGAVLRGERLARGWRLKDVAEAARISVPYLSEIERGRKEASSEVLAAAAGALGLGLGDVLSLARDAVTRGTSAQANPALEALSRSGAVLGPRTPPSRTRPGGASTGQVLLAA, encoded by the coding sequence ATGAGCAGCCACCCCGCGCCGGACCGTGCCCCCGTCGTCCCGCTCCGCCCCGTCGTGCCGGGGCAGCCGCTGTGGCGGGACGTGGTCGGTGCCGTCCTGCGCGGTGAACGCCTCGCGCGCGGCTGGAGGTTGAAAGACGTGGCCGAGGCGGCCCGGATATCGGTGCCGTACCTCTCGGAGATCGAACGCGGCCGCAAGGAGGCGTCCTCCGAGGTCCTCGCGGCGGCGGCCGGCGCACTCGGGCTCGGGCTGGGCGACGTCCTGTCCCTGGCGCGGGACGCGGTGACGCGGGGGACCTCCGCGCAGGCGAACCCGGCGCTGGAGGCCCTGTCACGGTCAGGCGCCGTCCTCGGGCCCCGCACACCGCCCTCCCGGACGCGCCCGGGGGGCGCCTCCACGGGCCAGGTGCTGCTGGCCGCCTGA